A genomic stretch from Lepisosteus oculatus isolate fLepOcu1 chromosome 7, fLepOcu1.hap2, whole genome shotgun sequence includes:
- the gys1 gene encoding glycogen [starch] synthase, muscle, translating to MPLTRSLSVTSLFGVDEWDEEFDQENAVLFEIAWEVANKVGGIYTVIQTKARLTAEEWGESYFLVGPYFEHSVRTQVELIEPPTAALRRTLDKMNSQGCKVYFGRWLIEGSPYVILIDVAFTAWSLDRWKKELWETCNIGVPWFDRDANDAVLFGFLTAWLLGEFAAQCEETPHIVAHFHEWLAGVGLVLSRKRKLPVATIFTTHATLLGRYLCAGNVDFYNNLNTFNVDKEAGDRQIYHRYCIERAAVHCAHVFTTVSQITAIEAENLLKRKPDIVTPNGLNVKKFSAVHEFQNLHAQSKARIQEFIRGHFYGHLDFNLDKTLFLFIAGRYEFSNKGADIFLEALARLNYLLRVNHSEVTVIAFFIMPARTNNFNVETLKGQAVRKQLWDTANTVKEKFGKKLYESLLVGQLPDVSKMLDKEDFTMMKRAIFGTQRQCQPPICTHNMLDDSTDPILTSIRRIGLFNNSSDRVKVIFHPEFLSSTSPLLPMDYEEFVRGCHLGVFPSYYEPWGYTPAECTVMGIPSVSTNLSGFGCFMEEHIADPSAYGIYILDRRFRGVDESCNQLTSFLYSFCQQSRRQRIIQRNRTERLSDLLDWRYLGRYYISARHMALAKSFPEIYSYEPHEPNTAQGFRYPRPASVPPSPSLSRHSSPHHSETEEEEEDERYDEDLEAEKDRKNIRPPASLSVRPRLGPPDGNSHPSTASSPTSSLSSERN from the exons ATGCCGCTGACCCGCAGTCTGTCGGTCACCTCCTTGTTTGGGGTGGACGAGTGGGACGAGGAGTTCGACCAGGAGAACGCTGTGCTCTTCGAGATCGCCTGGGAGGTGGCCAATAAGG tgGGTGGGATCTACACGGTGATCCAGACGAAGGCGCGCCTCACGGCCGAGGAGTGGGGGGAGAGCTACTTCTTGGTGGGGCCCTACTTCGAGCACAGCGTGCGCACGCAGGTGGAGCTGATCGAGCCGCCCACTGCGGCGCTGCGGCGCACCCTGGACAAGATGAACTCCCAGGGCTGCAAG GTGTATTTCGGCCGATGGCTGATTGAGGGGAGCCCCTATGTGATCCTGATTGATGTGGCCTTCACTGCCTGGTCGCTGGACCGCTGGAAGAAGGAGCTGTGGGAGACCTGCAATATCGGGGTCCCCTGGTTCGATCGTGACGCCAACGACGCTGTGCTCTTCGGGTTCCTCACCGCCTGGCTGCTGGGGGAG TTTGCTGCGCAGTGCGAAGAGACCCCGCACATCGTTGCCCACTTCCACGAGTGGCTGGCGGGCGTTGGGCTCGTCCTCTCTCGAAAGCGCAAGCTGCCCGTGGCCACCATCTTCACCACCCACGCCACGCTGCTGGGCCGGTACCTCTGCGCTGGCAATGTGGACTTCTACAACAACCTCAACACC ttcAATGTGGACAAGGAGGCTGGGGACAGACAGATCTATCACCGATACTGTATAGAGAGGGCAGCTGTGCACTGTGCTCACGTCTTCACCACCGTCTCCCAGATCACAGCCATCGAGGCGGAGAACCTGCTGAAGAGGAAACCAG ACATCGTGACCCCCAACGGCCTCAATGTCAAGAAGTTCTCGGCGGTGCACGAGTTCCAGAACCTGCACGCCCAGAGCAAGGCCCGCATCCAGGAGTTCATCCGGGGGCACTTCTACGG ACACCTGGACTTCAACCTGGACAAGACTCTGTTCCTCTTCATTGCCGGACGTTATGAATTCTCCAATAAAGGAGCTGATATTTTCCTGGAGGCCCTGGCCAGACTGAATTACTTACTGAGG GTCAATCACAGCGAGGTGACTGTCATCGCCTTCTTCATCATGCCAGCCCGGACAAACAACTTCAACGTGGAGACGCTGAAGGGGCAGGCTGTCCGCAAGCAGCTCTG gGACACTGCCAACACGGTGAAGGAGAAGTTTGGGAAGAAGCTCTACGAGTCCCTGCTGGT GGGACAGCTCCCAGACGTGTCGAAGATGCTGGATAAGGAGGACTTCACCATGATGAAGAGGGCCATCTTCGGCACACAGAGGCAGTGCCAGCCCCCCATCTGCACCCACAACATGCTGGACGACTCCACCGACCCCATCCTCACCTCCATCCGCAGAATAGGGCTGTTCAACAACTCCTCGGACAGAGTCAAG GTGATCTTCCACCCTGAGTTCCTGTCTTCCACTTCTCCTCTTCTCCCTATGGATTATGAGGAGTTTGTGAGAGGGTGTCACTTGGGTGTCTTCCCCTCATACTATGAACCATGGGGATACACACCAG CTGAGTGTACAGTAATGGGGATTCCCAGTGTCTCCACCAATCTGTCCGGTTTTGGCTGCTTTATGGAAGAACACATTGCAGACCCGTCTGCGTACG GTATCTACATCCTGGACCGGCGGTTCAGAGGGGTGGATGAGTCCTGTAACCagctgacctccttcctctacTCCTTCTGTCAGCAGAGCCGCAGACAGAGGATCATTCAGAGGAACCGGACCGAGAGGCTTAGTGACCTCCTGGACTGGAGATACCTGGGGAGG TATTATATTTCAGCTCGTCACATGGCCCTGGCAAAGTCCTTCCCTGAGATTTACAGTTATGAGCCTCATGAACCCAATACT GCGCAGGGCTTCAGGTACCCCCGCCCTGCCTCGGTGCCCCCCTCCCCGTCGCTGTCCCGCCACTCCTCGCCCCACCACAGCGagacggaggaggaggaggaggacgagcGCTACGACGAAGACCTGGAGGCGGAGAAGGACCGGAAGAACATCCGGCCGCCGGCCTCGCTGTCCGTGCGCCCCCGGCTGGGCCCCCCCGACGGCAACTCGCACCCCAGCACCGCCAGCTCCCCCACCAGCTCGCTGTCCAGCGAGAGGAACTAG